One region of Pagrus major chromosome 5, Pma_NU_1.0 genomic DNA includes:
- the nkx2.7 gene encoding NK2 transcription factor related 7 — translation MLEMHHSSTTTTPFSVKDILKLEQHHDFETELLMTDQVVPMHYQHVHGASRSIYDCGPEPCVSGMKLSAAAEEETNEQEISGLDSSPDCDRSSKNRPRPRRKPRVLFSQSQVSELERRFRQQRYLSAPEREHLALILKLTSTQVKIWFQNRRYKCKRQRQDKSLEQAGFAPAPRRVAVPVLVRDGRLCSAGSHPAPYNVTLGHYNSVFGYGNSSVYGCSYHSVSPPAAVSNNQLVDLTGNSEGPFSHGHFQASLQGVRGW, via the exons ATGTTGGAGATGCACCACAGTTCAACCACCACGACGCCTTTTTCGGTGAAGGATATTTTGAAGCTGGAGCAACATCATGATTTTGAAACTGAACTCCTGATGACAGATCAGGTTGTTCCGATGCACTATCAGCACGTGCACGGTGCGTCCCGGAGCATTTATGACTGCGGGCCTGAGCCGTGCGTCTCCGGGATGAaactctcagcagcagcagaggaggagacgaatGAACAGG AGATCAGCGGTCTCGACAGTTCACCTGACTGTGACAGGAGCTCTAAAAACAGACCCAGACCGCGCAGGAAGCCGCGCGTCCTCTTCTCCCAGTCCCAGGTGTCCGAGCTGGAGAGGCGCTTCAGACAGCAGCGCTACCTGTCCGCCCCGGAGAGAGAGCACCTGGCCCTCATCCTCAAACTCACCTCCACACAGGTGAAAATCTGGTTTCAGAACAGGAGGTACAAATGTAAGCGCCAAAGACAGGACAAGTCTCTGGAGCAGGCGGGGTTCGCACCTGCACCGAGGAGGGTGGCGGTGCCGGTGCTGGTGCGGGACGGGAGGCTGTGCAGCGCGGGGTCACATCCAGCTCCTTATAACGTGACTCTCGGACATTATAACTCAGTGTTTGGATACGGAAACAGCAGCGTGTATGGCTGCAGTTATCACAGTGTGTCACCTCCAGCCGCTGTGTCCAATAACCAGCTGGTTGATCTAACAGGAAACAGCGAGGGGCCCTTCAGCCACGGACACTTCCAGGCGTCATTACAGGGCGTCAGAGGCTGGTGA